Genomic window (Roseateles sp. XES5):
GAAGCTGGGGGCCGACGATGGCTTGATCACAATGTCCGCCACGGTGCCTCTGTGCGTGGCGTTCCACTCACGACGCCGGGAATAATGGGCGCTACAGACAAGGTGCTACCTTGGGTCCAACGCTCCGACATACGCAGGTTGCAGCGTTCAGACGCTATGCCTTTCTGCTTATGCCAACTGTCCGTTCAAATTGGGGGGCGACACGAGAGCCTTTCGGGGCTAATTCACAATTGGCGCGATTATTGGCGCTCTTGGAGGACTCATCGGGCTCGGCGGCGCGGAGTTCCGCCTCCCAATCCTGATCGGGCTCTTCAACTTTGCAGCGCTTGAGGCTGTCATCCTCAACAAAGCGATGAGCCTCGTGGTCGTTGCGACCGCGCTTCCTTTTCGGGCAGGAACCGTTCCGTTCAGCGCCGTCGCCGACAATTGGCCGATCGTCCTCAATCTTCTCGCCGGAAGCCTGATCGGCGCCTGGTTCGGCGCAGGCTGGGCGACAAAGCTGCGGTCGGAGACGCTCTACAAGGTTATCGCCATCATGCTCGTGGCAATCGCGATCGTCCTGGTGTTCGGGCACGACGCGACAGCCGGCCAACCGATGTTGACCGGCGTCAGCCAGCTCATCGCGGGTGTTTTCGCCGGCTTCATCATAGGCATCGTCGCATCACTGCTGGGAGTAGCGGGCGGCGAACTACTGATCCCGACACTGGTTCTCCTCTTTGGAGCGGACATCAAGCTCGGTGGCAGCCTTTCGCTTGCCATAAGCCTGCCAACCATGCTGGTCGGGTTCACTCGCTATAGCCGTGATCGGAGCTTCTCTGTTATCAGCCGCAACAAGGCCTTTCTCTTGATCATGGCTGCCGGTTCGATTGTCGGCACCTTTGTCGGCGGCTTGCTTCTCGGGATCGTTCCGAACGCGGTACTGCTGCCAGCCCTAGCGATCATCTTGCTGATCTCCGCAGTGAAGGTGTGGCGGCATTAGTGGCTCGCGGGCGCCAAAATTGCGATGGTTTGCTATCGAGGCCCGCCGCGCTGAGGTAGAATTGAAGGCTTCGCAAGGCGGACCTCGCCAAAAACGCCGCGGGAAAAACAAAGGGGGTCCGCATAACTGAGTTCACCGAACCGGCCGAGAAAGGCAAAAAAAACGCAAGGATTAGTGGCTATTTCGCAAGATCGCGGAGCTGATCTTTGCTATTGTCGGCATCTGGCGGGCCACCGATTAGGTCGGTGAGGCCTTCACCATGCCGCCCGGCCCCGATATCGCTCCCTACCACGATCGGCAAATCGTGATCCTTGAGCGAAACACCTGGGCGGACTGGCTCGACCCTTCCGTCTCCGCAAAATCGCTGATCAGGCCGCTTCCGCCCGTGCCCTGTCCGTGCAGCACGTCGGCTGATGTGCCTGTCCTTCCCGCTTAGCCATGCCTATCCCGCCCGCGAGGTCCGCGTCGAAGACACCGAGCCGCCGGACATATTCGTGGTGGAGCTTCGCGGCGGTATCGAAATGATAGGCGAGAGGTAATCAGATGGAACGCTCGCGGCGACCCGCATGATCCGCCGGGCGCACCTTCCAGTAATGCCGAAGGGCGCTCGACCCATTCGGAGAGCGCCCTTCCGAACCGTATGGTTGCGAACGCGCGACGGCTACCGTCGCCGCGATAAATGAGGAAAGACTTCCGGCAAATCAAATCCTTCCAGATTACAAATCGCCTGCAGCGGCGCATCGAGGCAAGCATCGCAGATGCCGCACCCGTCGTCGTCCATTGCCCGATCAGCGTTTCCGCAGCAGATACAGGCCACAGCCGGTCGGGTTGCCTTGGCGCACCGCCGCGGCAACATAATTTCAGCCGCGTCGGAAATGAGAGTTTCGATAGGGATGGTCTTCATCGCGGGTGTCTCCAACGATCTCTAGCAAGAGATAGGAGCGCCCAAAATCTTTGCAATGGCCCGTTAAAACGTGTCCGTCTTCACCGGGGCGTCGGGGAAATTGCTGGACCCGCTCACGGTGCAATCGTCGCCCGGCTGGAACTTCTGCGGCCGTTCCTGCCCCCGATCCTCTCGGCGAACGTGGAGCGCATGCTCGCAATCCGAGGTAAGGCCTCCGGAGGCGGAACGGGGCGGCTGACCCGGCCCTTTGGCAGGCCCTACGCGATACTTGACCAGGATCAATATCTACCGCGCTATCGGCGCTATGCTTCCGACCGCTTACCTGGACCGGAAGGAATCTACGCGTGGTTTATCGATCCATTCTCGTCAATCTCGATATCGACCGGCCGTTCGAGCCGATAACGGAGGCCGCCATCGATTTGGCATCCCGCTCGGGCGCGCGGCTCGTCGGGCTTTGCGCCGCCGAAACGCTCGCAGAGCGCATGGAGGAGGCCCGCGCCGCGTTCCTCCATCTGGCGGCAAACAGGATCGAGGCGGAATGGCGCGGCGAAACAATGGCGCCGACCGAGGCGGTCGTGGCCGCCGCCCGTATCGCCGATCTCGTATTGATGGCGGCCGAAGAGCGCGCGGACCCGGCGGCCATCGTCCTGCGCGCCGGCCGGCCGCTGCTGGTGGTCGGGAGGGACCGGGACGCGATTGCGACAAGAAAGATCGTCATCGGCTGGAAGGACACCCGTGAGGCCCGCCGCGCGATTGCCGATGCACTTCCCCTGCTATCGGTCGCCTATGACGTCGCCGTCGTTTCCGTTTCCCCGGAGCCCGCACCGGCCGAGAGGCAGAGCCTCGCCGATATCGTTTCCTATCTCGCCCGGCACAATGTAAAAGCCAGGCCGCAGATGATCAAAAGCGCCGACGAAACGATCGGCTTTCTGCAATTCGTCGACGAAAGCGACGCCGATATCGTCGTCACCGGCGCCTATGGTCACAGCCGCCTGCGGGAATGGGTGTTCGGCGGAATCACGGGTCTGCTTCTCGAAGAGAACACGCGCACCCGCTTCCTGTCCTGTTGATCCGCAGAACGCGGCCGGCGCCTATACCGGCGTGTCGGCCGGCGACGTGGCCGCAACCGGTGGCGACGTCGCCAACCCGTCCTCCAGCGCACGGACGGATGCGGCCCTGTCCACTGG
Coding sequences:
- a CDS encoding sulfite exporter TauE/SafE family protein is translated as MGAIIGALGGLIGLGGAEFRLPILIGLFNFAALEAVILNKAMSLVVVATALPFRAGTVPFSAVADNWPIVLNLLAGSLIGAWFGAGWATKLRSETLYKVIAIMLVAIAIVLVFGHDATAGQPMLTGVSQLIAGVFAGFIIGIVASLLGVAGGELLIPTLVLLFGADIKLGGSLSLAISLPTMLVGFTRYSRDRSFSVISRNKAFLLIMAAGSIVGTFVGGLLLGIVPNAVLLPALAIILLISAVKVWRH
- a CDS encoding universal stress protein, which gives rise to MVYRSILVNLDIDRPFEPITEAAIDLASRSGARLVGLCAAETLAERMEEARAAFLHLAANRIEAEWRGETMAPTEAVVAAARIADLVLMAAEERADPAAIVLRAGRPLLVVGRDRDAIATRKIVIGWKDTREARRAIADALPLLSVAYDVAVVSVSPEPAPAERQSLADIVSYLARHNVKARPQMIKSADETIGFLQFVDESDADIVVTGAYGHSRLREWVFGGITGLLLEENTRTRFLSC